The following are from one region of the Stigmatella ashevillena genome:
- the nrfD gene encoding NrfD/PsrC family molybdoenzyme membrane anchor subunit, with amino-acid sequence MAETAAHSALDPLEPRELVPPHHTDRTLNDTLLDYVWQKPGKGWFMLFGISLCLLSLLVIGLTYTVAKGIGTWGNNQPVSWALEIVNFVWWVGIGHAGTLISAILLLFQQKWRTSINRFAEAMTLFAVMCAGLFPLFHTGRPWFAFWLFPYPSTLGAWPQFRSPLLWDVFAISTYLTVSALFWYVGLIPDLAALRDSSKTKLQRILYGIFSLGWRGSGRHWHNYKIAYLLLAGISTPLVVSVHTIVSFDFAVSLLPGWHATIFPPYFVAGAVFSGFAMVITLIVPARKYMGLRDVITDRHLENMNKVILATGLLVSYGYMMEHFIAWYSQSQYEIWTFYVNRARGPYWPVYWLMIACNVITPNIFWFKKCRTSIPIMWVASIMVNIGMWCERFIIIVTSLHQDFLPSSWDMYAPTWVDWSIYIGTLGLFGTLFLLFLKFIPAVALSEVKEMQLELKHAAHAAHAGHANDTAAAGTLTHGAH; translated from the coding sequence ATGGCCGAGACCGCCGCCCATTCCGCGCTCGACCCGCTCGAGCCCCGGGAGCTTGTCCCGCCGCACCACACCGACCGGACGCTCAATGACACCTTGCTCGATTATGTCTGGCAGAAGCCGGGCAAGGGCTGGTTCATGCTGTTCGGCATCTCCCTGTGCCTGCTGAGCCTGCTGGTCATCGGGCTCACCTACACGGTGGCCAAGGGCATCGGCACCTGGGGTAACAACCAGCCGGTCAGCTGGGCCCTGGAGATCGTCAACTTCGTGTGGTGGGTGGGTATCGGCCACGCCGGAACGCTCATCTCCGCCATCCTCCTGCTCTTCCAGCAGAAGTGGCGCACCAGCATCAACCGCTTCGCCGAGGCGATGACGCTGTTCGCGGTCATGTGCGCGGGCCTCTTCCCGCTGTTCCACACCGGCCGTCCCTGGTTCGCCTTCTGGCTGTTCCCCTACCCCAGCACCCTGGGTGCGTGGCCGCAGTTCCGCTCCCCGCTGCTCTGGGACGTGTTCGCCATCTCGACCTACCTCACGGTGTCCGCGCTGTTCTGGTACGTGGGCCTCATCCCGGACCTGGCGGCCCTGCGCGACTCGTCGAAGACGAAGCTCCAGCGCATCCTCTACGGCATCTTCAGCCTCGGCTGGCGCGGCTCCGGGCGGCACTGGCACAACTACAAGATCGCCTACCTGCTCCTGGCCGGTATCTCCACGCCGCTCGTCGTCTCGGTGCACACCATCGTGTCCTTCGACTTCGCGGTGTCCCTGCTGCCCGGCTGGCACGCCACCATCTTCCCGCCCTACTTCGTGGCCGGCGCCGTCTTCTCCGGCTTCGCCATGGTCATCACGCTCATCGTGCCCGCGCGCAAGTACATGGGCCTGAGGGACGTGATTACCGACCGGCACCTGGAGAACATGAACAAGGTCATCCTCGCGACGGGCCTGCTCGTGTCCTACGGGTACATGATGGAGCACTTCATCGCCTGGTACTCGCAGAGCCAGTACGAGATCTGGACCTTCTACGTGAACCGCGCGCGCGGCCCCTACTGGCCGGTGTACTGGTTGATGATCGCCTGCAACGTCATCACCCCGAACATCTTCTGGTTCAAGAAGTGCCGCACGAGCATCCCCATCATGTGGGTGGCCTCCATCATGGTGAACATCGGCATGTGGTGCGAGCGCTTCATCATCATCGTCACCTCGCTGCACCAGGACTTCCTGCCTTCCTCGTGGGACATGTACGCGCCCACCTGGGTGGACTGGTCCATCTACATCGGCACGCTGGGGCTGTTCGGCACCCTCTTCCTGCTGTTCCTGAAGTTCATCCCCGCGGTGGCCCTCAGCGAGGTGAAGGAGATGCAGCTGGAGTTGAAGCACGCCGCGCATGCCGCCCACGCGGGCCACGCCAACGACACGGCGGCGGCGGGCACCCTCACCCACGGAGCGCACTAG
- a CDS encoding DUF3341 domain-containing protein: protein MEAKVLDSWVLGEFETPEALVAATNEMRLKGFQGMDTYSPYPLHGGSEALGLPPSKVPFIALGGTLTGCITALAMQTYMNSVDYPLNVGGRPILSLPSWVPVTFELSVLFTAFGIFFGLMALSRLPQLYHPVFEHDAFRSASTHGFWLSIPKLAGVNADDVMQQLQSLGATQVTVVTGEKE, encoded by the coding sequence ATGGAAGCCAAGGTCCTCGACAGCTGGGTGCTCGGCGAATTCGAGACGCCCGAAGCCCTCGTTGCCGCCACCAATGAGATGCGCCTGAAGGGCTTTCAGGGCATGGACACGTACTCCCCGTACCCGCTGCACGGCGGGTCCGAGGCGCTGGGCCTGCCCCCCTCGAAGGTGCCCTTCATCGCCCTGGGCGGCACGCTCACCGGCTGCATCACCGCCCTGGCGATGCAGACGTACATGAACTCCGTCGACTACCCGCTCAACGTGGGTGGCCGCCCCATCCTGAGCCTGCCCTCGTGGGTGCCCGTCACCTTCGAGCTGTCGGTGCTCTTCACCGCGTTCGGCATCTTCTTCGGGCTGATGGCGCTCAGCCGCCTGCCCCAGCTCTACCACCCGGTGTTCGAGCACGATGCCTTCCGCAGCGCTTCCACGCACGGCTTCTGGCTGAGCATTCCCAAGCTGGCGGGCGTGAACGCGGATGATGTCATGCAGCAGTTGCAGAGCCTGGGTGCCACCCAGGTGACCGTCGTCACGGGAGAGAAGGAATGA
- a CDS encoding c-type cytochrome, protein MKYLIPAVGLAALTGCQISSETLQRMEDQAKYEYYETSEFWADGRAMRTPPEGTFAREQLVGNPGLTSGRVGTQLVSAIPVSVDKSLLLLGQKKYNIVCSQCHGVLGDGNSVVAENMGLRLPPSLLDLSERPAGHFYAAINEGYGVMPSFSGELNTQERWAVVAYVRALQAARSTRPGGEPLPQENR, encoded by the coding sequence ATGAAGTACCTCATCCCCGCCGTGGGACTCGCGGCCCTCACCGGCTGCCAGATCTCCTCTGAAACCCTCCAGCGCATGGAGGACCAAGCCAAGTACGAGTACTATGAGACGTCGGAGTTCTGGGCCGATGGGCGCGCCATGCGCACCCCGCCCGAGGGCACCTTCGCGCGCGAGCAGCTCGTGGGCAACCCGGGGCTGACCAGCGGCCGCGTCGGCACGCAGCTGGTCTCCGCCATCCCGGTCTCCGTGGACAAGAGCCTGCTGCTGCTCGGCCAGAAGAAGTACAACATCGTCTGCTCGCAGTGCCATGGCGTGCTCGGCGACGGCAACAGCGTCGTGGCGGAGAACATGGGCCTGCGCCTGCCGCCGTCCCTCCTGGATCTGTCCGAGCGTCCGGCAGGCCACTTCTACGCCGCCATCAACGAGGGTTACGGCGTGATGCCGTCCTTCAGCGGTGAGCTCAACACCCAGGAGCGCTGGGCCGTGGTCGCCTACGTGCGCGCGCTCCAGGCCGCCCGGTCCACCCGTCCGGGAGGCGAGCCCCTTCCTCAGGAGAACCGATGA
- a CDS encoding SCO family protein, which produces MSSFPPHASVRFPPALRLAVALLALGATLPAFALPGGGRTPRAIVEAQSDTPPALRGVEVEEHLGELVPTETRFTDALGNEVRLGDVLPKDKPTLLTLVYYQCPMLCNLVLNGQVSAMRELGLELGKDYESVTVSIDPKDTAAQSLDRRRRHLQAMGKPETAPWHFLTGSEQSIHKLAESVGFKYTYDESTKQYGHAAVVHVLTPEGSISRYLYGTSFPPSDMKMALVEASHGKIGTSFDRVLMTCFKYDTTTRRYGFYIFGFIRVGGLMVFGALSTMLIYFWRRELKKGATA; this is translated from the coding sequence ATGTCCTCTTTCCCCCCTCACGCTTCTGTCCGCTTCCCACCGGCCTTGCGGCTCGCCGTGGCGCTCCTGGCACTGGGTGCCACGCTGCCCGCGTTCGCGCTGCCGGGAGGTGGCCGGACGCCTCGCGCCATCGTCGAGGCCCAGTCGGACACACCGCCCGCCCTGCGCGGCGTGGAGGTGGAGGAGCACCTGGGCGAGCTGGTGCCCACCGAGACGCGCTTCACGGATGCCCTGGGCAACGAGGTCCGCCTGGGCGACGTGCTGCCCAAGGACAAGCCCACCCTGCTCACGCTGGTGTACTACCAGTGCCCCATGCTCTGTAACCTCGTCCTCAATGGCCAGGTGAGCGCCATGCGCGAGCTGGGGCTGGAGCTGGGCAAGGACTACGAGTCCGTCACGGTGAGCATCGATCCGAAGGACACCGCCGCGCAGAGCCTGGACCGGCGGCGGCGCCACCTCCAGGCCATGGGCAAGCCCGAGACGGCCCCCTGGCACTTTCTCACGGGCAGTGAGCAGAGCATTCACAAGCTCGCGGAATCCGTGGGCTTCAAGTACACGTACGACGAGAGCACCAAGCAGTACGGCCACGCGGCGGTGGTCCACGTCCTCACCCCCGAGGGCAGCATTTCCCGCTATCTGTACGGCACCAGCTTTCCCCCCAGCGACATGAAGATGGCGCTGGTGGAGGCCTCGCACGGCAAGATAGGCACCAGCTTTGACCGGGTCTTGATGACCTGCTTCAAGTACGACACCACCACACGGCGGTATGGCTTCTACATCTTCGGATTCATTCGAGTGGGCGGGCTCATGGTATTCGGCGCGCTCTCGACAATGCTGATCTACTTCTGGAGGCGCGAGCTGAAGAAAGGCGCGACGGCATGA
- the coxB gene encoding cytochrome c oxidase subunit II: MSDIANKILFLPERASTFAERVDVLHYFVVGTTMVMSAGVGLAALFFFFRFRRRVPNQTTEYVVPDLKTEFLFVSVPLVFFLVWFAIGFRDFTWVTTPPKDAMDVYVMGKQWMWKFAYPEGPNGVNVLHVPANRPVRLLITSRDVLHSFYVPAFRIKMDALPGRYTQVWFEATKPGTYQVLCTEYCGLSHSKMLAEVVVLAPEDFEEWLKEQQRGRLQGRQDALADTSLVPPVARMAEQGEKLTATQGCLKCHTVDGAPHVGPTFLGMYDRQEKLADGQTIRVDEAYITQSMMDPGAHLVVGYQNVMPTYQGKLQGPETAAIVEYIKTLRTANVREVSSEGPAYDPIQ, translated from the coding sequence ATGAGCGACATTGCCAACAAAATCCTCTTCCTCCCGGAGCGCGCGTCGACCTTCGCTGAACGAGTCGACGTCCTCCACTACTTCGTCGTCGGCACCACCATGGTGATGTCGGCGGGCGTGGGCCTGGCGGCGCTGTTCTTCTTCTTCCGCTTCCGCCGGCGCGTCCCCAACCAGACCACCGAGTACGTGGTGCCGGACCTCAAGACGGAGTTCCTCTTCGTCTCGGTCCCCCTGGTCTTCTTCCTGGTGTGGTTCGCCATTGGCTTCCGGGACTTCACGTGGGTCACCACGCCGCCCAAGGACGCCATGGACGTCTACGTCATGGGCAAGCAGTGGATGTGGAAGTTCGCCTACCCGGAAGGGCCCAACGGCGTGAACGTGCTGCACGTGCCGGCCAACCGCCCGGTGCGTCTGCTCATCACGTCGCGGGACGTGCTCCACTCCTTCTACGTGCCGGCCTTCCGCATCAAGATGGATGCGCTGCCCGGCCGCTACACCCAGGTGTGGTTCGAGGCGACCAAGCCCGGCACGTACCAGGTGCTCTGCACCGAATACTGCGGCCTGTCCCACTCCAAGATGCTCGCGGAGGTCGTCGTGCTGGCCCCCGAGGACTTCGAGGAGTGGCTCAAGGAGCAGCAGCGGGGCCGGCTCCAGGGCCGTCAGGACGCGCTGGCGGACACCTCGCTGGTGCCGCCGGTGGCCCGCATGGCCGAACAGGGCGAGAAGCTCACCGCCACCCAGGGCTGCCTCAAGTGCCACACGGTGGACGGGGCGCCTCACGTGGGCCCCACCTTCCTGGGCATGTATGACCGCCAGGAGAAGCTGGCCGACGGACAGACGATCCGCGTGGACGAAGCCTACATCACCCAGTCGATGATGGACCCGGGCGCACACCTGGTGGTCGGCTACCAGAACGTGATGCCGACCTATCAGGGCAAGCTGCAAGGCCCCGAGACGGCCGCCATCGTCGAGTACATCAAGACATTGCGCACCGCGAACGTCCGCGAAGTCTCCTCGGAGGGACCTGCCTATGACCCCATCCAGTAG
- a CDS encoding cbb3-type cytochrome c oxidase subunit I, translating into MTPSSSPTAEGVLPGHDDAGGHDGHHHHPNYLVDGTTVKSWLLTIDHKRIGLMFLASVLFFFLIGGVFALAVRVELLTPGPTVMDAMTYNRAFTLHGLIMIFLFMIPAIPAAFGNFMLPLMLGAKDVAFPRLNLASFYIYVTGALLMIWGMLNGGLDTGWTFYTPYSTHTTTTVAPVLFGAFVIGFSSIATGLNFIVTVHTMRAPGITWFKLPLFVWAIYATSCIQVLATPVIGLLTLLVVGENLFSFGLFDPARGGDPVLFQHLFWFYSHPAVYIMVLPAFGVMSEVVAAFSRKNIFGYRAVAYSSLGIAFVGFFAWGHHMFVSGQSTFDAGIFGVLTMLVGVFTAIKVFNWVGTVYKGAVDFRTPFAYFCGFLFFTVFGGMTGIAVGTVSLDMPWHDTYFVVAHFHFIMVGATLMAFLAAFHYWFPKMFGRMYHEGWGLVSAALIILGFNATFIPQFLLGNYGMPRRYYEYPARFQALNVASTAGATLLAFGFVIVAIYLTYALFYGRASGKNPWRSKGYEWLSESPPPTHNFVGPQPTFPEEPHYYVAPKKDEVKDV; encoded by the coding sequence ATGACCCCATCCAGTAGCCCTACCGCAGAGGGTGTGCTCCCCGGGCACGATGATGCCGGTGGGCACGACGGGCACCACCACCACCCGAACTATCTTGTCGACGGCACCACGGTGAAGTCGTGGCTGCTGACGATCGACCACAAGCGCATCGGGCTGATGTTCCTGGCCAGCGTGCTGTTCTTCTTCCTGATCGGCGGGGTGTTCGCGCTCGCCGTCCGGGTGGAGCTGCTCACGCCGGGCCCGACCGTCATGGACGCCATGACGTACAACCGGGCGTTCACGCTGCATGGCCTCATCATGATCTTCTTGTTCATGATTCCGGCCATCCCGGCGGCGTTCGGCAACTTCATGCTGCCGCTGATGCTGGGCGCCAAGGACGTGGCCTTCCCCCGGCTGAACTTGGCCAGCTTCTACATCTACGTGACGGGCGCCCTGCTGATGATCTGGGGCATGCTCAACGGCGGCCTGGACACCGGCTGGACGTTCTACACGCCCTACAGCACGCACACGACGACCACGGTGGCGCCGGTGCTCTTCGGCGCGTTCGTCATCGGCTTCAGCTCCATCGCGACAGGTCTGAACTTCATCGTCACGGTGCACACGATGCGGGCGCCGGGCATCACCTGGTTCAAGCTGCCGCTGTTCGTGTGGGCCATCTACGCCACCAGCTGCATCCAAGTGCTGGCCACGCCGGTCATCGGCCTGCTGACGCTGCTCGTGGTGGGCGAGAACCTGTTCAGCTTCGGCCTGTTTGATCCGGCCCGCGGCGGAGACCCGGTGCTCTTCCAGCACCTGTTCTGGTTCTACAGCCACCCGGCCGTGTACATCATGGTGCTGCCTGCCTTCGGCGTGATGTCCGAGGTGGTCGCCGCCTTCAGCCGCAAGAACATCTTCGGCTACCGCGCGGTGGCGTACTCGTCGCTCGGCATCGCCTTCGTGGGCTTCTTCGCCTGGGGCCACCACATGTTCGTGTCCGGCCAGTCGACGTTCGACGCGGGCATCTTCGGCGTGCTGACGATGCTGGTGGGCGTGTTCACCGCCATCAAGGTCTTCAACTGGGTGGGCACCGTCTACAAGGGCGCGGTCGACTTCCGGACGCCGTTCGCCTACTTCTGCGGCTTCCTGTTCTTCACCGTGTTCGGTGGCATGACGGGCATCGCGGTGGGCACGGTGTCGCTGGACATGCCGTGGCACGACACCTACTTCGTCGTGGCGCACTTCCACTTCATCATGGTGGGCGCGACGCTCATGGCCTTCCTGGCCGCCTTCCACTACTGGTTCCCGAAGATGTTCGGGCGCATGTACCACGAGGGGTGGGGCCTGGTGTCCGCGGCGCTCATCATCCTGGGCTTCAACGCCACCTTCATCCCCCAGTTCCTGCTGGGCAACTACGGCATGCCGCGGCGCTACTACGAGTACCCGGCGCGGTTCCAGGCGCTCAACGTCGCCTCCACCGCGGGCGCCACCCTGCTGGCGTTTGGCTTCGTCATCGTCGCCATCTACCTGACGTATGCGCTGTTCTACGGGCGCGCGTCCGGCAAGAACCCCTGGCGCAGCAAGGGCTACGAGTGGCTCTCCGAGTCTCCTCCGCCCACGCACAACTTCGTGGGTCCGCAGCCCACGTTCCCCGAGGAGCCGCACTACTACGTGGCCCCGAAGAAGGACGAGGTGAAGGATGTCTAG